The Musa acuminata AAA Group cultivar baxijiao chromosome BXJ1-8, Cavendish_Baxijiao_AAA, whole genome shotgun sequence genomic sequence CACCTCCACCGGCTCCACCACCTACACCTCCACCAGCTCCACCTCCATTACCTCCCCCAAAGCCACCACCTGCACCTCCACCAGCTCCACCTCCTTTGCCTCCCCCAAAGCCACCACCTGCACCTCCACCAGCTCCACCTCCGCCCCCAGCCCCTCCACCTACTCCTCCACCAGCTCCACCTCCGCCTCCAGTCCCTCCACCGGCTCCACCACCTACACCTCCACCAGCTCCACCTCCATTACCTCCCCCAAAGCCACCACCTGCACCTCCACCAGCTCCACCTCCGCCTCCAGCCCCTCCAGCTCCACCTCCTTTACCTCCCCCAAAGCCACCACCTGCACCTCCACCAGCTCCACCTCCGCCTCCAGCCCCTCCACCGGCTCCACCACCTACACCTCCACCAGCTCCACCTCCTTTGCCTCCCCCAAAGCCACCACCTCCGCCACCTGCTCCACCACCAACTCCTCCTCCAGCTCCACCACCTTTGCCACCTCCAAAGCCACCGCCTCCACCAGCTCCACCACCCTTGCCACCTCCAAATCCACCGCCAGAACCACCACCTCCACCACTCCCGCTACCACCACCTTTGCCGCCTCCAAAGCCACCTCCAGCACCAGCTCCACCTCCAAAGCCACCTCCAGCCCCGCCACCAGCACCAGCACCACCACCAAAACCACCCCCTCCACCTTTACCACCTCCAAAGCCACCACCGACACCAGTCCCGCCACCAAAGCCCCCACCAACTCCACCACCGAACCCTCCTCCGATCCCACCACCGCCAAGCAAGTTATCTTTCTCAAGCCGACGCCCTTCAGCGATCCCCACAACCATCACCATCGCCAGGACCATCAGTCCGAGGCTACACGCGCACTTCACAGCCCTCCCCATCTCCTCGACACCCTCAAGGAAAGGAGGACTCGCTCCTCTTTTGTGTTTTAGCTCTGAGCGACTGAAGCATAGATATATAGAGCAAGAATTCAATGCAGGTGGTTGGCGGGAGCTCTCTGTGCATTGGACAACAGTTCATACCCACAAATCCAGCAGAGCCGAACCTACCAAAGTCTACAGAATTGGGCTGTGAAGTCTTATCACTCTGCCAGTGGCGATTCCCATTGAATGCCACGCGTCGATCTCAACCAACACGATGCTCTCCGACACCGCCGCCCCCTCCCTGGTTTTTACGCACTCGGGTTACGTGCATCTACGTATACGCTGCAAGTTTCGGATGCAATACTGGAACCGTAACGTCATGCTGCGTTGGCAAACTAGGTTTCAAGCCTCCATGAAGACACAGCCTTCTCCTTGCTTGAAACGACACAGAGCAAGACACTTATAACAAATTATGAGCGTTATGTTCGTAGAATCACAGAGAAGTGACTACCAGTGAACGATCAACTGAAGCCTATATTGCCAGTGAACATTAGATGAAAGAAAAAGGCAACATAACAGCAAGATATTGCATAGGACTGCATGAAAATGATAGATATGCTCGGGCGAACAAGAAACATTGCATTTAATGATATCACATGCTGGATGCTGGATTATGGTCCATTCATTTTGTTATCAACAGGGGGCTCACAGAAAAAGTTCGATTAATACTATACTGTGTAACACGGATAGAAACTTGGTGGTGTACTCTGATTCATGCACAGGGTCTGACACTCTTTGGTTCCTCTATTGTGGCCACCAAATAGAGTAGAACAGAAGGCCAACTTTTCTTGCTTTTGTAGCCTGTAACAGCAACTGTTCATCTCAGAAGATGGCGGAGGAAGCTGATCAAAATGGATATACATTTTACTGCTGAATAAAAATGTAGATGTGATGCTTGCCATTTCCTTGTTTTATGAGAATTATTGTGACCTTTGTCTCAAATAATTCAGGATTCTTAATCTAGCTAGGATGGTAGACAACGTGTAATGTCATCAACACTCCTTGACAGAGAAGAAAGGGAACACATTCAATTGGCTAATTTTCTCATGTGCTTGCAGAGAGTTATTACCAAATCTACTGTACAGTACAACGCTGTCATTTTTGTACTGGAAAGTGACTTCGTTTAGGCAGAATGTATCTTTCAATCAAGTCGTAGATTTGGTGAAGGAAACCCTGTTCTTGAGGCAACACTTGCCTGCTCTTCAAGTTTCCTACTGCCTAAGTCATGTCATTAGACATGAAAAATGACGAGACTGTTAAGATTAATTTAAACAGTTGATTAGATAAAGTAAAAGATAAAGatgtaaatttaaataaataaattaggatgaaaaaaattatttgagatatgatagatttttttattattttaaaaatttatacttTATCCTTTAATCAATATAAAATGGTGCGTTTGGAACAATCCAAAAGCTACTTGAAATTCTATAGAAAAACTAACAGTTCTATGAagatcaataaaataaaattgttagTAGATCTAGAAAAAAAACAAGAAGACGAGTAAGTGCTCATAATCTACTTCTTCTTATCTTCAAAGgtgataattatcaattttgagttattaagatgaaaattttatttatctCATTAGGATTATGAAATTTGGTAAAAGATGGTTTTGTTAAGTATGATCAACAAGATTCTAATAttactaaagataaaaaaaaaataagatgaatGAGAATATATAAAAAGATGTAGCTATATGCTACAATAAGCAAAATAAGATGATTCCCTATTTTCCCAAATCATTATGACATGACATCAACATAAGTATGAAAAATACTAAAAAGTGTATTAGAAGACACAAACAAGGTAAATATTTCAAAACTTTAAATTCTATAATATGAATTTGAAATTGTTATGATGAAAGATTCTGAATCTCTCAttgatttcttcttaaaaaatatcCTATATTATGAACCGAGATCTTATGGTGAAAATCTTAAATATCAAATTATAgtagaaaatattttataaaatttatctccaaaatttgatataatttatactaCTATAAAAGAAGCTATAGATATAAATACATTatctattgatgaattaatgggtTCCTTTTTAGCTCATGAACAAAAAGTAAATATATCTTAAGAAAAAATTTCAAAACATGTTCTTTAAATgaagatagataaaaaaaaaggaccaaaagaaaattttaaaagttaGATCTCAAAGGAGAGAATAAATTAGCAGAGGTTATGATCGATCAAATGAGGATTAAAGGAACTCGAACAAAGGTAGTAAAGAAACCTAtcaataaatttattataaaaagattatatatattgaaaaagattattagtacaaaaataaaaatccatgctcttattataaaaaaatatgatcatcttgaaaaagattgttagaaaaaaattaaataaattatcatgagaaaaataatgatgaaaaaaaagatgaagaatatattttctttatagcATCTAATAAAGAATATTCTAGATCTATTTGGATTTTAGATAGTGAATATAGTAATCACATGACATGGGACATAATTTATTTCAAAGACTCGATGATTCAATCAGATTTAAATGGGAAATGACATTAAGATTCAAGTGGAATGCAAATGAATAATTTCTATGAACACCAAatctgataaaaaaatttattgatgatTTGATGTTTATTTCTAGTTTAAGACAAAATATCATTAGGTTAGGGCAATCGATGAaaaaagaatattatattattttttatgataaaaatacttaatttatgattaaaaaaataaaaaaaattgatagcaaTTCTaaggataacaaaaaaaaaataaagtgtttcatttattatttttggatttctccTTCCATGCTATTGTTATTAATGAATAGACATTATAGCATAAAAGTTATGACCATTAAAATTTTTCTAGATCTATACAAACTATCTCATATAATAAGTTCTTTAAAATTCAAACTAATAAGAAGATGCCTTAGAATAAAACTAAAGTTGATGAAAGTTTTGATGATAGCAATGAGGAGCCACAATTAAAGAAGCGAAAAGTTTTAGATTGTGTTTCATCTACCATTGGTAAACTTGTTACAAAGACTACAAAAAAGAAGAGCACCAGtagtgatgaagatgaggatgataactttcaataaaaaatttgataaaagGGTAACGAACTAAAAAGTATCAACTATCAAAAGACAACGTGGTTGTGACGAGTCTTCTTAGAAAAGTGAAGATGAGCAACTATTGAAGACTCTGAAAAATATTAAAGATGCAAAAAATAATGGATGCAGTATCGAAGATCAGTTtattgatatcttcacaaaaactttagtgaaagaaatattttattcCGAAGATAACTTTAAGTTACGACTATTCAAATTAGGGGGTGTGTTAATCAATTCAAATAGTTAGATTagataaagtaaaaaataaatatttagatttaaataaatagattagGATGAGAATATTTATTTGGGATAcagtagatttttttttgttttaaaaaacttatattttatcttttagtcAATATAAATAGGTGCTTTTGGATTAATCTAAAAGTAAATTAAAAGGGGTAATTACATATTACACTCTATAATTAAATAGAATTAGCATCTCGGTTCTTATAGTTTAAAAAATAGTTTTGAGATCTCTAcacttatgaaagtaaaacatttaccCCAATTTTGTACATGTTGTCAATTTCATCGTGAATAAAAAGGGTAAAAAGTTAATTTTCTATAAACTTTTCTGTGGACGATAGCGGTGTCGGTGGGGCACAAGGTCGGTAATGCCAGTGGCATGCGAGGCTAATACTCAGATCTCTTCTAGAATACCACCCTCACACATCTATGGTTGCGCTGCAGACTATAAACCATCGACAACATCGGTGGCACATGAGGTTGGTGCTCAGATCTCATTTGGAATGCCACCCTCGTGCACCAATCTCACGTGCCTCCAGTTGCGCTATGGATGATAGACCGATGACAATGTTGAGTAAAAAATATTGTGCCACCAACCCCCCCATTCCTTGCAAAAGAAGAGTAAGACGAATGGGTGAAGTGATTTGATgtttatgttctccaagcagttcatGGGGGGCGGTGTCGAGGCTATGGACGTGATAGGAGGACAAGCTCTTCAAGCAAGCCTTGGTGGTGTACCCGGAAGGCACCTTGGACTAGTGGTCTGCCATCGCAACAATTAGCAGAGTGGAGTTCCGCCAAGGCATTGGAGTGCTACTAGGCCCTAGTGGAGGATTGCAACATGATCGAGATGTCGGACTACTAGGGCAAGGCAGACAACGGTGGGAGTGACGACGAGTTCGATAGATGTGCATAGCACCACCAGTAATCGATCGCCTAGGGTAAGGGAGAGGAGTGGAAGTGCGGTGTCCCCTAGGCTAAGTAGGAGAAGGGGGGATTGGAGAAACATCTCACGGTGGGAAGTGAAAATGAGAATACTGATGTCGATCACCAACCATGCCTAAAAGTTCTTCATTCGCTAAAACCACAATAGTGCCAGTAAAAGAAAAAACACAGAGAAAAAGAGTATACATGACATCATATAAAAAATTAAGGGTAATTGTTTtgtgaaaataaatatatgatgaattaagatctcGGTGATTAGAAACCCAAAAAACAACAAGAAAGGTGACCATATATGTTACATTCTTGCTAGCGTCAAAAGTTtatatgaaattatatttttaccacTACAAAATTGATGATGTGAggataattataataaaatattttattttcataaatataaaaatcttaatattatttttaaaaaatgtaaaaatcaaaatactaaTCATATATAACTAAaaggataatatatatttatcctTCGATTGAAAGTACTCCTAATTCTTTCTATTATTCTCTTTCCTCCCTAAAGTTATACAAGAAAAGCCAACAAAAACTAACCAGAATGCCCCTTGATTGATGAACCTCCACCAAATGCAATCCTTTTCGCTAATGTTGACCCTCTTGTTCTGTTAATACTATCCTAAACTACAATAAATAGAAGGTAGAAAGACAATGACAAAAAATTTTAATACTGTCATTATCATCGGTCGATAAGAACTCATGGCAAAAAAAACATACTGTACATActacatccacatataacactcgaAGAAAATGTTTTTCTATCAAATCGGTAATTACATAAATGATATACAAAACGACGTTTCAATTATATCATTCCGAACTTACTGAATTAGATTTTAGCTCTTAAGCTAGATATCGTTCTCCCGTGATCAATCAGATCAATGCTAACATGATCTATTCCACACAAGAATACGATAAGTGATATGAGACGTGAATATTTATTTTaccttcgagaaattcaggatTGATCTGGTTTAAGATTTATTTCTTTATCTATTCCACACACTATAACTCTCAGAAACAAGTTGGATCGATACCATCATATCAAACTTATAATCAAAATTGATTGTATCAAATATGAGCTTCATTTTGCCTAAATTGTTAGGAGACAAATAGCCTATAATTCAAATAAACCC encodes the following:
- the LOC103995490 gene encoding glycine-rich cell wall structural protein-like, with the translated sequence MGRAVKCACSLGLMVLAMVMVVGIAEGRRLEKDNLLGGGGIGGGFGGGVGGGFGGGTGVGGGFGGGKGGGGGFGGGAGAGGGAGGGFGGGAGAGGGFGGGKGGGSGSGGGGGSGGGFGGGKGGGAGGGGGFGGGKGGGAGGGVGGGAGGGGGGFGGGKGGGAGGGVGGGAGGGAGGGGGAGGGAGGGFGGGKGGGAGGAGGGGGAGGGAGGGFGGGNGGGAGGGVGGGAGGGTGGGGGAGGGVGGGAGGGGGAGGGAGGGFGGGKGGGAGGGAGGGFGGGNGGGAGGGVGGGAGGGAGGGIGGGAGGGAGGGIGGGAGGGAGGGIGGGGGAGGGVGGGSGGGFGGGIGGGNGGGFGGGGGIGGGFGGGSGAGGGLGGGIGGGGGGGGGGGF